The following proteins come from a genomic window of Lolium rigidum isolate FL_2022 chromosome 5, APGP_CSIRO_Lrig_0.1, whole genome shotgun sequence:
- the LOC124658418 gene encoding cation/H(+) antiporter 19-like, with product MATAAVCPAPMQATSHGAFQGDNPLHYSLPLAILQICLVVVVTRGLAYALRPLRQPRVIAEIIGGVLLGPSALGRSTKFLHAVFPPESLPVLDTLANLGLLFFLFLVGLELDIAAIRRTGKKALAIALAGISLPFALGIGTSFAFRATIVKGAPQAPFLVFMGVALSITAFPVLARILAELKLLTTDLGRMAMSAAAVNDVAAWILLALAVALSGEGSPIISLWVLLTGVGFVIAIIVLLRPVLAWMANRSPDGEPVKEVYICATLALVLAASFATDVIGIHALFGAFMVGIVVPKEGPFAGVLIEKVEDLISGLFLPLYFVSSGLKTNVATISGAKSWGLLVLVITNACIGKIGGTVIASLVVKIPMREAVTLGFLMNTKGLVELIVLNIGRDRKVLNDESFAIMVLMALFTTFITTPIVMAIYKPARPSVPYKRRTVEGSPSDADSELRVLACFHSNRNVPTLLNLVESSRGTSRRRLAMYAMHLVELSERSSAISMVHRTRRNAMPFFNSGDKDGQMVVAFEAFQQLSTVRVKPMTAISDLETIHRDVIDSAAEKRAAIVIMPYHKMLQQDGTFHSLGSEYHAVNKRVLRGAPCSVAILVDRGLGGHSQVAAKNVAFSVSMLFFGGPDDREALAYATRMAEHPGVSVTLTRFRPSRVQPDEESSAADEATVESFKAKVGAVKDGSVRFDDVEVSGKEDVLEAINSLSKCNMFVVGRTPPAEPLVDRPEELGPVGSYLASPEFKTSASVLVIKRYDPATNPASKRFDPRARPPVATEVEDDDEELGGGGGSSSVVPVQWTPTHDAA from the exons atggcgacggcggcggtgtgcCCGGCGCCGATGCAGGCGACGTCGCACGGCGCGTTCCAGGGCGACAACCCGCTGCACTACTCGCTGCCTCTCGCCATCCTGCAGatctgcctcgtcgtcgtcgtcacgcgCGGCCTCGCCTACGCCCTCCGCCCGCTCCGACAGCCCAGGGTCATCGCCGAGATCATC GGAGGTGTCCTGCTGGGCCCGTCGGCGCTGGGCCGGAGCACCAAGTTCCTGCACGCTGTCTTCCCGCCAGAGAGCCTGCCGGTGCTGGACACGCTGGCCAATCTCGGCctgctcttcttcctcttcctcgtcggcctTGAGCTCGACATCGCCGCCATCCGCCGTACGGGCAAGAAGGCGCTGGCCATCGCACTAGCCGGCATCTCCCTCCCGTTCGCACTGGGTATCGGCACCTCCTTCGCTTTCCGCGCCACCATCGTCAAGGGTGCCCCGCAGGCGCCGTTCCTCGTTTTCATGGGCGTCGCGCTCTCCATCACAGCCTTCCCGGTGCTCGCCCGCATCCTCGCTGAGCTGAAGCTCCTCACCACCGATCTCGGCCGTATGGCCATGTCGGCAGCGGCGGTCAATGACGTCGCTGCATGGATCCTGCTGGCGCTCGCGGTCGCTCTATCTGGAGAAGGCTCGCCGATTATCTCGCTCTGGGTGCTCCTCACTGGCGTTGGCTTCGTCATCGCCATTATCGTCCTCCTCCGGCCGGTGCTGGCATGGATGGCGAACCGGTCCCCCGACGGCGAGCCAGTCAAGGAGGTGTACATCTGCGCCACCCTCGCCCTCGTCCTGGCTGCTAGCTTCGCCACCGACGTCATCGGCATCCATGCGCTCTTCGGCGCCTTCATGGTCGGCATCGTCGTCCCCAAGGAGGGGCCCTTCGCTGGCGTGCTCATCGAGAAGGTGGAGGACCTCATctcgggcctcttcctcccgctgtACTTCGTGTCCAGCGGCCTCAAGACAAACGTGGCCACCATCAGTGGAGCAAAATCATGGGGGTTGCTGGTGCTAGTCATCACCAACGCCTGTATCGGCAAGATCGGCGGCACGGTGATTGCGTCGCTGGTGGTGAAGATCCCGATGAGGGAGGCGGTCACGCTGGGGTTCCTGATGAACACCAAGGGCCTCGTGGAGCTCATCGTCCTCAACATCGGCAGGGACCGCAAGGTGCTCAACGACGAGTCCTTCGCCATCATGGTTCTCATGGCGCTCTTCACCACCTTCATCACGACGCCCATCGTCATGGCCATCTACAAGCCAGCGCGGCCGTCAGTGCCATACAAGCGCCGCACCGTGGAGGGCTCCCCATCCGACGCGGACAGCGAGCTCCGAGTGCTCGCCTGCTTCCACAGCAACCGCAACGTCCCGACGCTGCTGAACCTGGTTGAGTCGTCACGCGGCACGAGCCGGCGCCGCctcgccatgtatgccatgcacctGGTGGAGCTCTCGGAGCGTTCTTCGGCCATATCCATGGTGCACCGCACGCGGCGCAACGCCATGCCATTCTTCAACAGCGGGGACAAGGATGGGCAGATGGTGGTGGCATTCGAGGCGTTCCAGCAACTGAGCACCGTAAGGGTGAAGCCCATGACGGCCATCTCCGACCTCGAGACCATCCACCGGGACGTCATCGACAGTGCCGCGGAGAAGCGCGCGGCCATCGTGATCATGCCGTACCACAAGATGCTCCAGCAGGACGGCACGTTCCACTCGCTGGGCTCCGAGTACCACGCCGTCAACAAGCGCGTGCTCCGCGGCGCCCCATGCTCCGTCGCCATCCTCGTCGACCGAGGCCTGGGCGGCCATTCTCAGGTCGCCGCCAAGAATGTCGCTTTCTCCGTCTCGATGCTTTTCTTCGGTGGGCCTGACGACCGCGAGGCGCTGGCTTACGCCACCCGCATGGCCGAGCACCCCGGCGTCTCCGTGACACTGACACGGTTCAGGCCTAGCCGTGTGCAGCCCGACGAAGAGTCTAGCGCGGCCGACGAGGCGACCGTGGAGTCGTTCAAGGCCAAGGTCGGCGCCGTGAAGGACGGATCAGTGAGGTTCGATGACGTGGAGGTATCCGGCAAGGAAGATGTGCTGGAGGCCATCAACTCGCTGTCGAAGTGCAACATGTTCGTTGTGGGGCGGACGCCGCCGGCAGAGCCTTTGGTGGATAGGCCCGAGGAGCTGGGACCGGTGGGGAGCTACCTGGCGTCACCGGAGTTCAAGACTTCTGCGTCGGTGCTGGTGATCAAGAGGTACGACCCGGCGACGAACCCGGCCAGCAAGAGGTTCGATCCCAGGGCGAGGCCGCCGGTggcgaccgaggtggaggacgatgacgaagagttgggtggcggaggcggcagctCCTCCGTCGTGCCCGTGCAGTGGACGCCGACGCACGACGCCGCCTGA